CAATGCCCGGGTCCGGCCCACGTTGTTGACGATGACCTGGCCGCTCAGCCCGCCGCCGGCGCAGATGTCGACTGTCGACGGGCTGCCGCCGCTGCGTCCGTCACCCTGGAAGCGCAGGCGCAGCCGGCCTTGGGACGTGGTGGCCCGCACCGTGGCGTCGCGGTAGCCCTCGCGGTACTGGAAGATGTCTTCCTCCGCAGGCGACGGCGTACGGGTACCCCGGTCGCGGTGGATCAACCAGCCCTGGCTCCAGTCGTGGCCACAGGTTCGGCCGTCCTCGCTGGGGCACACCGCCACCGGCGCGTTCCGGGTGATGGCCGTGCTGCGCGCGCTGTTGAAGACCGAAACCAGCGTCATGCGCAGGGTGTCTGCACGCACGCGGCTGACCGTGGCGCTGAATGAGGGCAGGGCAAGCAGGCAGAAGACAGCCAGCAGGGCCAGTGCCATGCACAACTCCAGCAGGGTAATGCCGCGCAGGCGACGGGAGTGGCGACGTGGCGGCAGCATGGGCGCACCCCGAGGGAAAGGACCCCCACCCTGAGCCCCGCCGACGCCCAGGCCCATCGGCGCTTCACGCCTTGCCGCGTAAGCCACCCCCTCAGCCAGCCGTCACCCAACCCCCCGGTATAATGGAAGGCCCGGTCTATGGCGGCACCATGAGCGATCGCTTCGAACTTGTATCTCCGTACTCCCCGGCGGGCGACCAGCCGGCGGCGATCGAGAAGCTGACGGCCAACTTCGAGGCCGGCATCGCCAAGCAGACCCTGCTCGGCGTGACCGGCTCGGGCAAGACCTACACCATCGCCAACGTGATCCAGCAGGTGCAGAAGCCGACCCTGGTGATGGCACCGAACAAGACCCTGGCGGCGCAGCTGTACGGCGAGTTCAAGGCGTTCTTCCCGCACAACGCGGTGGAGTACTTCGTCAGCTACTACGACTACTACCAGCCCGAAGCCTACGTGCCCTCGTCGGACACCTTCATCGAGAAGGACAGTTCGATCAACGAACATATCGAGCAGATGCGCCTGGCGGCGACCAAGACCCTGTTGTCGCGCCCGGATGCGATCGTGGTCGCCACGGTCTCGGCGATCTACGGCCTCGGCGCGCCGGAAGACTACCTGTCGCTGCGCCTGATCCTGTCCACCGGCGAGCGCATCGACCAGCGCGACCTGATCAACCACCTCACCCAGCTGCAGTACACCCGCAACGAGTACGAGCTGCATCGCGGTACCTTCCGCGTGCGTGGCGAGGTGATCGACATCTTCCCGGCCGAGTCGGACAGCGAAGCGGTACGCATCGAGCTGTTCGATGGCGAAGTCGAGCAGATCAGCATGTTCGATCCGCTCACCGGCGAAAGCCTGCGCCGGCTGCAGCGCTACACGGTGTACCCCAAGACCCACTACGCCACTACCCGCGAGCGCGTGCTGTCGGCGGTCGATACGATCAAGGCCGAACTCAAGGTGCGGCTGGAGCAGCTGTACGAGCAGAACAAGCTGGTGGAAGCGCAGCGCCTGGCGCAGCGCACCCAGTTCGACCTGGAAATGATGGCCGAGGTCGGGTTCTGCAACGGCATCGAAAACTATTCGCGGCACCTCACCGGCAAGGCCGCCGGCGAGCCGCCGCCGACCCTGTTCGACTACCTCCCGCCGGACGCGCTGCTGGTGATCGACGAGTCGCACGTGACCATTCCTCAGATCGGCGCGATGTACAAGGGCGACCGTTCACGCAAGGAAACGCTGGTGGAATTCGGGTTCCGGCTGCCGTCGGCGCTGGACAACCGACCGCTGCGTTTCGAAGAGTGGGAAGCGCGTTGCCCGCGCAGCATCTATGTGTCCGCGACGCCTGGGCCGTACGAACTGCGTGAGGCCGGCGACGAGATCACCGAGCTGGTGGTGCGCCCGACCGGCCTGATCGATCCGGTGGTGGAAATCCGCCCGGTCGGCACCCAGGTCGACGACCTGATGAGCGAGGTCACCGAGCGCATCAAGCTCGGCGACCGTGTGCTGGTCACCACGCTGACCAAGCGCATGGCCGAGAACCTCACCGAATACCTCACCGAACACGGCATCCGCGTGCGCTACCTGCACTCGGACATCGACACGGTGGAACGCGTGGAGATCATCCGCGACCTGCGCCTGGGCAAGTTCGACGTGCTGGTCGGCATCAACCTGCTGCGCGAAGGCCTGGACATGCCGGAAGTGTCGCTGGTGGCGATCCTCGATGCCGACAAGGAAGGCTTCCTGCGTTCGACCGGCTCGCTGATCCAGACCATCGGTCGCGCCGCGCGCAACCTGCGTGGCAAGGCGATCCTGTACGCGGACAAGATCACCCGCTCGATGCAGGCGGCGATCGAGGAAACCGACCGGCGTCGTGCCAAGCAGGTGGAGTACAACGAAGCGCACGGCATCGTGCCCAAGTCGGTGCTGCGCCCGATCGTGGACGTGCTGGAAGGCGCGCGCTCGGAAGCGGCCGAAAAGGAAGCGCGCGGCAAGGGCAAGGGGCGCGGTGGCAAGGTGGCCGAAGACGCGGTGGATTACCGCACGCTGGAGCCGGCCCAGATCGCCAAGCGGCTGCAGGCGCTGGAGCAGCAGATGTACCAGCACGCACGCGACCTGGAGTTCGAAGATGCCGCACGCGTGCGCGACCAGATCCGCCAGCTGAAGGAGCTCAGCCTGGGCTGAACAACCGGTTGTTAAAAACCTTCACAAAAGTGTTGCTCTTCACGCAGGACGTCCGTAATATACGCGGCCTGCACCGACGCAAACGCAGCGGGGCAGCGAGAAAAACGGGCGGTTAGCTCAGCGGTAGAGCACTACCTTGACATGGTAGGGGTCACAGGTTCGAACCCTGTACCGCCCACCACTCCAGTCCCAGCGACTGCGGTGGAACAACAGAAAAGCCGGCCATCAGGTCGGCTTTTTTGCTTTCTGCGCCCTGCGCCAGCGGAACTTCCCGACACCCTGTTTCGCACCCGGCCGATGGCACGGGCATCGCCGACTGTCCACGCTGTGCGTTCCATCGCAGCGGGTGTGCTGCATGTCGTGCGTGTCGCAGCAGTCCCCACGAATCTTTGCAGCGCCGTTGCCGATATTCGGCAAAGCCGCCGCAGCTGCGCTGCTGTGCGGCGCCTGCGGGGTGGTGTTCGCGCCGTTGCTGATGCCAGTGGTCACGGCGTGGTGCGCGCTGTGCGCCGGCGTCCTGCTCTGGTGCAGCTGGGGGCGTGGACGCTGGTGCGGCGCGTTGCTGGTGGGCATCGGCTGGACCACGGTGCAGGCGCAAGCCGGACTGGACATACAGCTGCCGGCCCATGCGACCTCCCGCGAGTACACCGTGCAGGGCAGGGTGGTGGACCTGCCGCAACACGGGCCGCGCAGCACCCGGTTCCGTATTCGCGTGGATGACGATCCAGCCCAGCCGACCCTGCTGCGCGGTCGCGAGTTGGCGCTGGCCTGGTACGACGCCACGCCTACCCGCGCGCCTGCACCGCGCCTGGCCGTGCAGGCCGGTGCCCGCTGGCAGTTCCAGGCGCGGCTGCGCCCGCCGCGTGGACTGCGCAACCCCGGCGGTTTCGATGCCGAGCGGCACGCGCTGCTGCAGCGGCTGGCCGGCACCGGGCATGTGCGCGCGGGCAGGGCGCTGGGCCCGCCGACGGGACTGCCGGCCTGGCGCGAGCGCATGGCCGCGGCCATCGCCGTGCAGGTGCCGGGCCCCGGCGCGCGCTTCGTGCAGGCGCTGGCGCTGGGCGACACCCGGGCGCTGGGGCAGCGTGACTGGGATGACCTGCGCGCGCTGGGCCTGACCCATCTGATCGCCATTTCCGGGTTCCACGTCGGGCTGGTCGCGGGGTTTGCGGCGGCACTGGCGTCGCTGGTGTGGCGGGTACTCCCGGTGCTGGGCCGGTACTGGCCACGGCCTCTGGCCGCGGCCTCGTCGGCCGTGGTCGGGGCCGCGCTGTACGCCGCAGCGGCCGGCTTCGCCCTGCCGACCGTGCGCACGGTGCTGATGATCGCGGTGGTGGCGCTGGCCCGCTGCACGCGGCGCCCCGGCACGGTCGGCCAGTCGCTGGCCCTGGCGGCATTGGCGGTGCTGCTGGTCGACCCACTGTCGCTGCTGGCGCCGGGGTTCTGGCTCAGTTTCGCCGGCGTGCTGTGGCTGGTCTGGTGCCTGCCGGGCCGCGACCTGCACTGGCTGCGCACCTTCCTGGCCGCGCAGGGCGTGGCCACGCTGGCGCTGCTGCCGCTGACCGTGGCGCTGTTCGGCCAGGCCTCGCGCGCCGGTCCGCTGGTCAACCTGCTGGCCATCCCGTGGTGGAGCCTGGTGGTGGTGCCGCTGTCACTGCTGGGCACGGGACTGGAAGCGGTGTACGAGGGCGCCGGGCGCTGGCCTTGGCGCGCGGCCGCCGCCTGTTTCGAGGCGAGCTGGTGGCTGTTCGGCACCGTCGCGCGGCAGCCTTGGGCGCTGTGGTGGGCGCCGTTGGCGGGCGCCGGCGCGGTGCCGGCCGCGCTGCTTGGCGTGTTCTGGCTGCTGCTGCCGCGCGCCGCCGGGGCACGCTTTCCGGCCCTGCTGCTGTGCCTGCCGCTGCTGTGGCCGGCCCGCGACCGCCCTGCGCCCGGCGAGGTCGAACTGCTGGTCATGGACGTGGGGCAGGGCCTGGCGGTGTGGGTGCGCACCCATCGCCACCGCCTGCTGTACGACGCCGGGCCGGCGGCAGAGGGCGGCTTCGACGCCGGCGAGCGGGTCGTCGTGCCGACCCTGCATGCAGTGGGCGAAGCCGGCCTGGACCGCGTGCTGCTCAGCCACGGCGACCGCGACCACGCGGGCGGCATGCCGGCCGTGCGCCTCCACTTCGGCACTCCGCCGCTGCATGCCCCGGCCGGTGCGGTCCGCGCCGACCTCACGCCGTGCCAGGCCGGGGATCGCTGGCGCTGGGACCAGGTCGACTTCACCGTCCTGCATCCGCCCGCGGGAATGGCCTACGCCGGCAATGCCAGCAGCTGCGTGCTGCGCATCCAGACCCTGCATGGCGCCGTGCTGCTGACCGGCGACATCGGCCACGCCGAGGAAGCGCGCCTGCTGGCGGCTGCCCCCGGCGCGTTGCGCGCCGAGGTCGCGCTGGTGGCCCACCATGGCAGCGCGGGGTCCTCCAGCCCTGACTGGATACAGGCGGTGGCGCCACGCCTGGCCATCGTCTCGGCCGGGCACGGCAACCGCTTCGGCCACCCGCGCCGGGAGGTGGTGCAGCGCTGGCGCGCGGCCAGCGCCGAGGTGCTGGGCACCGCAGACAGCGGCGCGCTGCGGATCTGGCTGGGCCGGGACGGGCTCCAGGTCCGCGAACAGCGTCTTTTCGAACGCCGTTGGTGGGATGCCGCGGAGCGGGCGCGGTCGGCTGCTATCCTATCGGCGGTCATGAACACGGTCGATGGGCCGGAGGGTTGAAACGTGTGGGAACTGGTCAAGGCCGGTGGCTGGCCGATGCTGCCGCTGCTGCTGTTGGGCGTACTGGCTTTGGCGATTGTCCTGGAGCGTTTCTGGACCTTGCGACGCAATGAGGTCCTGCCCCCGGGGCTGGGCCAGGAAGTGCGCAACTGGGCGGCGCGCGGCAAGCTCGACCCCACCCACATCCAGTCGCTGCGGGCCAACTCGCCGCTGGGCGCGTTGCTGGCCGTGGCGCTGGAAGCGCGCAATCGCCCGCGCGACCAGATCCGCGAGCGCATCGAAGATGCCGGCCGGCACCTGGTGCACCGCATGGAGCGTTTCCTGAACGCGCTGGGCACGATCGCCTCGGCCGGCCCGCTGCTGGGCCTGCTCGGTACCGTGGTCGGCATGATCCAGATGTTCATGGGCATCCTCGACCACGGCGTGGGCGACGTGAACCAGCTGGCCGGCGGTATCGGCAAGGCGCTGGTGTGCACCGCCACCGGCATGATCGTGGCCATTCCGGCGCTGATGTTCCATCGCTACTTCAAGGGCCGCATCGGCGGTTACGTGATCGAGATGGAAATGGAAGCGTCGGCACTGCTCGATGCGTTGGACGGCCGCCCCAGCGTTCTGAACACGCCGCCCCGCGCCGGCGCCGCCTCTGCGGCCGCTGCGCCTGTCACGGCCAAGGGCTGACGGATGCGCATCCGCAACGACCGGGTCCAGGACGAGGTGCATATCGATCTGGTGCCCCTGATCGACGTCATCCTCGTACTGATCATCTTCTTCGTGGTCACCACCACCTTCGACGCGCGCTCGACGCTGCAGCTGCAGCTGCCGACCGCCAGCCAGCAGGACACCACCGAGCCGCCGCGTTCGCTGAGCGTGCTGGTCAACGCCGAAGGCCGTTACTTCATCAACGACCAGGAAGTGCTGCGCACGGACGTCGAGTCGGTCAAGCAGACCATTGCCGCCGTCGCCGGCAGCGACCGTGAGCAGACCGTGCTGCTGCGCGCCGACGCGCGCACCCCGTACCAGGCCGTGGTCACCGCCCAGGACGCCCTGGGCCAGCTCGGTTTCCGCCGCATCGCCATCGCTACCG
This portion of the Stenotrophomonas aracearum genome encodes:
- the uvrB gene encoding excinuclease ABC subunit UvrB, coding for MSDRFELVSPYSPAGDQPAAIEKLTANFEAGIAKQTLLGVTGSGKTYTIANVIQQVQKPTLVMAPNKTLAAQLYGEFKAFFPHNAVEYFVSYYDYYQPEAYVPSSDTFIEKDSSINEHIEQMRLAATKTLLSRPDAIVVATVSAIYGLGAPEDYLSLRLILSTGERIDQRDLINHLTQLQYTRNEYELHRGTFRVRGEVIDIFPAESDSEAVRIELFDGEVEQISMFDPLTGESLRRLQRYTVYPKTHYATTRERVLSAVDTIKAELKVRLEQLYEQNKLVEAQRLAQRTQFDLEMMAEVGFCNGIENYSRHLTGKAAGEPPPTLFDYLPPDALLVIDESHVTIPQIGAMYKGDRSRKETLVEFGFRLPSALDNRPLRFEEWEARCPRSIYVSATPGPYELREAGDEITELVVRPTGLIDPVVEIRPVGTQVDDLMSEVTERIKLGDRVLVTTLTKRMAENLTEYLTEHGIRVRYLHSDIDTVERVEIIRDLRLGKFDVLVGINLLREGLDMPEVSLVAILDADKEGFLRSTGSLIQTIGRAARNLRGKAILYADKITRSMQAAIEETDRRRAKQVEYNEAHGIVPKSVLRPIVDVLEGARSEAAEKEARGKGKGRGGKVAEDAVDYRTLEPAQIAKRLQALEQQMYQHARDLEFEDAARVRDQIRQLKELSLG
- a CDS encoding GspH/FimT family pseudopilin, translated to MLPPRRHSRRLRGITLLELCMALALLAVFCLLALPSFSATVSRVRADTLRMTLVSVFNSARSTAITRNAPVAVCPSEDGRTCGHDWSQGWLIHRDRGTRTPSPAEEDIFQYREGYRDATVRATTSQGRLRLRFQGDGRSGGSPSTVDICAGGGLSGQVIVNNVGRTRALRIRDITDCPR
- a CDS encoding DNA internalization-related competence protein ComEC/Rec2, whose protein sequence is MSCVSQQSPRIFAAPLPIFGKAAAAALLCGACGVVFAPLLMPVVTAWCALCAGVLLWCSWGRGRWCGALLVGIGWTTVQAQAGLDIQLPAHATSREYTVQGRVVDLPQHGPRSTRFRIRVDDDPAQPTLLRGRELALAWYDATPTRAPAPRLAVQAGARWQFQARLRPPRGLRNPGGFDAERHALLQRLAGTGHVRAGRALGPPTGLPAWRERMAAAIAVQVPGPGARFVQALALGDTRALGQRDWDDLRALGLTHLIAISGFHVGLVAGFAAALASLVWRVLPVLGRYWPRPLAAASSAVVGAALYAAAAGFALPTVRTVLMIAVVALARCTRRPGTVGQSLALAALAVLLVDPLSLLAPGFWLSFAGVLWLVWCLPGRDLHWLRTFLAAQGVATLALLPLTVALFGQASRAGPLVNLLAIPWWSLVVVPLSLLGTGLEAVYEGAGRWPWRAAAACFEASWWLFGTVARQPWALWWAPLAGAGAVPAALLGVFWLLLPRAAGARFPALLLCLPLLWPARDRPAPGEVELLVMDVGQGLAVWVRTHRHRLLYDAGPAAEGGFDAGERVVVPTLHAVGEAGLDRVLLSHGDRDHAGGMPAVRLHFGTPPLHAPAGAVRADLTPCQAGDRWRWDQVDFTVLHPPAGMAYAGNASSCVLRIQTLHGAVLLTGDIGHAEEARLLAAAPGALRAEVALVAHHGSAGSSSPDWIQAVAPRLAIVSAGHGNRFGHPRREVVQRWRAASAEVLGTADSGALRIWLGRDGLQVREQRLFERRWWDAAERARSAAILSAVMNTVDGPEG
- a CDS encoding MotA/TolQ/ExbB proton channel family protein, yielding MWELVKAGGWPMLPLLLLGVLALAIVLERFWTLRRNEVLPPGLGQEVRNWAARGKLDPTHIQSLRANSPLGALLAVALEARNRPRDQIRERIEDAGRHLVHRMERFLNALGTIASAGPLLGLLGTVVGMIQMFMGILDHGVGDVNQLAGGIGKALVCTATGMIVAIPALMFHRYFKGRIGGYVIEMEMEASALLDALDGRPSVLNTPPRAGAASAAAAPVTAKG
- a CDS encoding ExbD/TolR family protein, coding for MRIRNDRVQDEVHIDLVPLIDVILVLIIFFVVTTTFDARSTLQLQLPTASQQDTTEPPRSLSVLVNAEGRYFINDQEVLRTDVESVKQTIAAVAGSDREQTVLLRADARTPYQAVVTAQDALGQLGFRRIAIATAPEVRP